Within the Candidatus Ruthia endofausta genome, the region GAATTTGATACATCAATGGTTGGAGAGCTTCAAGAGCGCGCATCAGATGCACAATTAGTACAGGCTTTGGGAGATGCTGAAGCTTCTGAGGTGCTCATGAGCGTTGAAGGTGTTAGTGAGGATTTGGCGAGTGCATTAATTGAAGCAGACATTGTCACTGTTGATGACTTAGCGGAGTTATCTATCGATGAATTGCTCGATATTCAAGATATGGATACCGAGACAGTATCCAGTGTTATCATGACCGCAAGAGAAAATGAAGGATGGTTTGATTAATTTAGTGTTAGAATTTATTTTAAGTTAATAATTATAAAAAAAATATAGGCAAGCATTATGGCACACACAGTCCAAACACTCTCTAAATTATTGAAAAAGACGCCTGATGAGGTAATCACAATTCTGATTAATGCTGGTGTTGATGGTAAAAATTCAGACTCTACCATTTCAGCAGAAGAAAGAAAAATTTTGATGAGCGGTCTTTCAAAACGCCCAAGTAGTAAATCTAGTATATCTATCTCTCGTAAGGTAGGCGCTAAGTCCAGTACCAGTTCAGCAAGTGGTGTTAAGGTGCAAGTTAAGAAAAAACGCCTTACAAAGTCAGCCACAACGACTGATGAACAGCCTGAAATCGCTGCTCAAGCTGCTCAAGCTGCCTTGGATGCTGGTCGTGATGCAGATGAAAAATTATTAGCCCAAGATGCCAAGCGTTTGAAAATGGTGCGTTTGCAAAAAATCCAAGCAGAGGCACTAAAAGCCCAGAAAGAAACGATCAAACAAGCACCAGTGCAAGAAACTGCAAAAAAAGTTGAAAAACCCAAAACGGCAGATAAGTCTAAAGAAGATAAAAAACCTAAACGCTTGCGTAGTGCACCTAGTGGTAATAATACTCGCAGGCAGCTTCACGTTGCTAGACATAATCCAAATCGAAAGCTGAAGAAAAAAGACAGAACACGCTTGTCACAAAAAGTACAAGAAGAGCAGGCGCAACATGCTTTTCAAAAGCCTGTTGAAAAAGTGATTCATGAAATTGTTATTGTTGAGAATATTAAAGTAACCGAACTTGCACAAAAGATGGCCACCAAAGCTGGAGAAGTGCTTAAAGTGTTAATGGACATGGGTGTTATGGTAACACTAAATGATGTGATCGACCAAGATACCGCCATGTTAGTTGTAGAAGAAATGGGACATAAAGGCATTGCCAGTGTTGAAGAAACCATTGAAGATGTATTAATTGAGCAGTCAAAATCTAGTGGTAATGAAAGTGCTAGACCACCTGTTGTAACTATTATGGGTCATGTTGACCATGGCAAAACCTCATTGCTTGATTACATTCGTCAAGCCAAGGTAGTAAACAGTGAAGCTGGTGGTATTACGCAACATATTGGTGCTTACCAAGTTCACTCAAACGGTAACACTATTACTTTTATTGACACACCAGGACATGCGGCATTTTCAAAAATGCGCTCTCGTGGTGCTAATGCGACTGATATTGTTATTTTGGTGGTGGCCGCTGATGATGGTGTGATGCCACAAACGATTGAGTCCATCAAACACGCACAAACCGCAGGTGTGCCAATGATTGTTGCCATTAATAAGATAGACAAAGAAGGGATGGATATTGACAAAATTAAGCAAGTTCTTTCAACGCATAATGTTATCTCTGAAGATTGGGGTGGCGATGTGATGATGATACCCGTATCAGCGCGTACTGGCGAAGGCATGGATGCTTTATTAGACGCAATCTCACTAACTGCTGAGGTTTTAGAATTTTCAGCAGTGATTAAAGCGCCAGCACATGGCACTGTACTAGAGGCACGCCTTGAAAAAGGCCGTGGTAAGGTCACCACGATCTTGGTGCAATCAGGCACGTTGAATAAAGGCGATATCATGATTGCTGGATTTGAATATGGCAAAGTGAAACAAATTGTGGATGACAAAGGCAAAGTGCTTAAATTAGCCACACCATCAATGCCTGTAGAAGTGCTGGGCTTGTCTGGTGTGCCTAACTCTGGTGATGAAGTGTTAGTGGTGGATAGTGAGCGTAAGGCTCGTGAGGTGGCTGATTTTAGAAAAGCCAAAGACCGTGAGGCGCAATTACAAAAACAACAAGCATCGAAGATGGAGAACTTCTTAATGAAAATGGAAGAAGGCGATGTTTCAACTATTAATGTATTGCTTAAAGCAGACGTTAGGGGTTCAGCGCAAGCATTGATTGAAGCCTTGGAAGAATTATCAACGGATGAAGTTAGAGTAAAAGTAGTATCAAGTGGTGTTGGTGGTATTAACAATACTGATATTACATTGGCAGTAACTTCTAATGCTTTGGTGCTTGGCTTTAATGTACGTGCTGATGCTGTTGCACGTAAAACGGCCGACAATGAAGGTGTTCGTGTTGAATATTACTCAATTATTTATAATTTAATTGATGATGTGAAGGCAATTATGAGCGGTTTACTTAGCCCTGAACTTAGTGAAAATATTATTGGCATTGCCTTTGTTAAGGATGTATTCAGATCTCAAAAAATGGGTGATATTGCAGGATGTATGGTTGAGGAAGGTGTGGTTAGACGTGACAGTCCAATTCGAGTATTGCGCGATAACGTGGTTATTTTTGAAGGCGAGCTAGAATCACTAAGACGTTTTAAGGACGATGTTAAAGAAGTGAAATCAGGTACTGAATGTGGTATTGGCGTCCTTAATTACACAAGTGTTCAGTCAGGTGACCAGATAGAAGTTTTTGAACGTGTTGAAAGGGTACGTACCCTTTAGATTTTTGATAAAAGTGCTAGAACGAGCCTCTTATAGAGTTGAAAGAATTAACGAACTTATTCGTCGTGAGTTGACGCTATTATTAAGAACAGCCACCAAAGACCCAAGATTAAGTGGCGTGGTGATTACGGATGTATTGGCAAGTCGTGACCTAAGCAGTGCCAGGGTTTTTTATACAGTCACTAAAGAAGATAGAGCAGTGGTTGAACCGTTACTTGGTAAGGCTAGTGGTTTTTTTCGTTCGTGTTTGTCAAAAACGCTAGAGCTTCGCTATACACCTGCACTTAGATTTATCTTTGACCCTGCGCCTAACACAGGCGCAAGGATTGAACAACTACTGTCTAAACTTTAACAAACTGTTGCACCAGCTCATCCCATGTCAAGACGCAGTCCAAAAGGTAGAGACATTAATGGTATTGTTTTATTAGATAAAGATGTTGGTTTAAGTTCTAATACTGCCTTACAAGAAGTAAAACGACTTTTTTTTGCCAAAAAGGCGGGACATACAGGTGCGCTAGATCCTTTAGCCAGTGGTATTTTGCCAATCTGTTTAGGGCAAGCGACTAAAATTGCACAATTTTTACTAGAGGATAATAAGCGTTATTTTGTGCGTGGTAAGTTGGGGCAAATGAGCGATACAGGTGATTGCGAAGGCAGTATTATCAAAACCCAGCCTTTTGAGCATTTGAGTGACAGTGAAATTGCTAAGGCGGCTATAAGCTTTAAGGGTAATATTTTGCAGATTCCACCTATGTATTCAGCACTCAAAAGAAATGGGCAGCCATTGTATAAACTTGCCAGACAAAGTATAGAAGTAAAAAGAGAGTCACGCCCAGTTACCATTCATAAAATTATTTATCTTGGATATGAAAATGGCATGCTTTCGCTTGAAGTAACGTGTTCTAAAGGCACTTATATTCGCACTTTAATAGAAGATATTGGTAAAAGACTAGATTGTAGTGCGCATGTTGTTGAACTCAGGCGCACAGGTTTTGCACATATTGATACCAGCCAAACCTTTAAATTTTCTGACCTTAAGGTGTTGGCATCAGATGATTATCAAGCGCTAGATGAGAAAATTTTTGCCAGTGAAGCCATGCTACCAAATCTTGAGGATGTTTACCTGAGTGAGATCCAAAGCGTGGATATCAAGTTTGGCAGAGAAGTTCAAACAGATAAGCAAGGATTGCTCAAAGTGAAATTATTTGATGATAAAAAACAATTTTTGGGCATTGGACAGCGTCAAGAAAATGGGATAATTGCACCAAAAAGGTTATTTGTATGAGCAAAAAAGACGCACTGGTTGGTTATTATTTTAATAACAATTTAATGCACTCTATCAAGGGCGATAAAAGCCTGCGCGAAAGTGTTTATAACCGCGAACGAGCTTTTAATATTGTAGATGACCACTTAGACGAATTGGTTGATGTTTGGCTGTTTTTGCTACTTAAAACGGGTACATATCGTTTGGTGATTGGGCTCAATAATGCAGAGGTGCGTATTGCATCAGTGTTTGACCCATTTAATACCGAGGTGCATTTAGCAGGTGATTTGTTAAAGTCTAACTATGTTGATTTTCATTTTAATAAAATTAGCCTTGATGAAAAAGAGAAACTTATTAAACGCATTTATTTAATGCTTGAAAAAGATAAGACCTTTGTCCTACTTTCAAAAGATTGGCAGCAGTCTTTGTTAGATAGAAATCAAAAAATGCAGCAGTTAACTCATGAGGACGATTTGCATTTTATCTTGCAAAACATTCCAAAATTACGCCATCTTGAGGGTTATTATTTACGTTCAATTACCATTAATTTGTTTAATTCAACCGTATCAATGTCGTTTAATTGCGATGGTACGCAAATTATGTCACATAAAAAATTTAAAGAATTTATTACGGAGTACTTATGAAGATTCTAGTTATTGGCGGCGGCGGTCGCGAACATGCTTTGGCCTGGCAGTGTGCCAAATTTGATACAGTCAGTCAAGTATTTGTCGCCTCTGGTAATGCTGGTACACAGTTAGAAAATAAATTGACCAATGTTGATATTGCTGTAGAGGATATAGCGGGTTTAATTAATTTGGTAAAAATCAATCAAGTCAATTTAACCATTGTTGGTCCTGAAGCGCCACTGGTAATAGGCGTGGTTGATCGTTTTCAAGCCGAAGGCTTGGCAATTTTCGGGCCAACTCAAGTCGCCTCACAATTGGAGGGATCTAAAGCATTTTGTAAGGATTTTTTAGAGCGTAATAGCATTCCTACGGCGTATTACGACGTATTTACCGAAGTAAACTCCGCTATTCAATATGTTAAAAATAAAGGCGTACCTATCGTGATTAAGGCTGATGGCTTGGCTGCAGGCAAGGGTGTGATTATTGCTCATACGCAAGCTGAAGCCGAGGATGCAATTATTGGTATGTTACAAGGCAATCGTTTTGGTGAGGCAGGTTCATGCGTGGTGATTGAAGAGTTTTTGAGTGGTGAAGAAGCAAGTTTTATTGTGATGTGTGATGGTAAAAACGTTTTGCCAATGGCAACCTCACAAGACCATAAAGCTCGTGATAACAATGATAAAGGTCCAAACACTGGTGGTATGGGTGCTTATTCTCCAGCACCTATTGTTACCGATGAGATTTTTCAGGCAGTGTTGGATAAAGTTATTTATCCAACTGTTGATGCAATGGCAGCAGAAGGAAATACCTACACAGGGTTTTTATACGCAGGGCTGATGATTGACCAAGATAATAATTTTAAAGTATTAGAATATAACTGTCGCTTTGGCGATCCTGAAACTCAGCCGATTATGATGCGTCTTAAGTCTAATCTGGCAGACTTATGCCTATTGGCAACGCAACAAAAATTAGACCAAGCGAATATTGAATGGGACAGGCGCTCATCAATGGGTGTGGTTTTAGCGGCTAACGGTTATCCAGATAATTACACTTCTGGTGAAGTGATTGGTTTGCCAAAAAACAGTGCATCGGCAAAAGTATTCCACGCTGGCACCAAGATGGATGGTGATAATGTTGTTAGTAATGGTGGGCGTGTTTTATGTGCCACTGCACTTGGAATAGACATCAAAGATGCACAAAAAAATGCTTATGCGCTACTTGAAAAGATCAACTGGGAAAATGCTTATTATCGAGATGATATTGGTTTTAAAGCGATTGATAGTTAGTATTATACTATGTTTTTATTATGAAAATTGTATCTCCACCCAAATTTTTTATGCAGGATTTGTTAGAATTAGCAGTTGTAAAAATTCAACAAGAAGTAATACCTCGTATAACTGATGAAAAAAAATCGCTATCTGCATTGGAATAAAATACGCCATCTATAAAGTACCTGAATTCTTTGATGATATTGAGTAATATTGGCACTTTATTAAATTTTCACGGATGCAGCAGCAAAGGCTTGTTTTATTATGTGGACAAGAAGCAAAATCAACAACAAACATTAAAACTACTTGCTGTATATTTAGCCGATAGAAGGCTAAACCCTCGTCAAGCCATGATTGTTCAACACGCTATCAAAGATCCGGGAATGGGTTACACCATTGCAGGGTATAAATTATCTTACCATGTTAGTTATGCAACAGCTAAATCAGATTTAGAAAAACTAGACTTATTACAACAATTCAAACGTGAGCGTGCCTTTGTGTTTATTGCGCCAAATGATTTGGGGCAAGGAATTAAAGCATATCAATGATTATTGTCGGCGTGGATGAAGTTGGCAGGGGCTATTTGGTAAGCAATGTTGTGGTAGGTGCCGTTATTCTGCCAAATAATTCTGATTTGCCTGAGTTGACTGATTCAAAAAAACTGAGTGAGAAAAAACGTAGACTTTATATGCGTTGATTACCAATCAACGCCAGCGGGGCGGGCAAGTGCGACTGAAATTGATAAAATTAACATTTTGCAGCTCACTATGTTGGCCATGCCCGCCGTGCTATTGAGCGTCTAAATATCAAATATGACCAGGTGTTCTGCCTTGAGCTTGAAAATTGTACACCAATTATTAAAGGCGATTTAACTGAGCCAGTTATATCAGCAGCATCGATTATTACCAAAGTAACGCGTGATAGAGAGATGATTGAATTGGATAAACTTTACCCAAAGTATGGTTTTACCAAACACAAAGGTTATGGCACCAAGGTGCATATTGAAGCTTTAACAAAGTTTGGCGTTATCAGTGAACACCGGTATTCATTTACTCCGGTGAAAAATTTGTCCCTGTAGTATCCTATCTAACGCCCTAATTTGACGCTGTAAGTCAACTTTTTTTGCTCAGGTTCAACTCTACGTTTATCTTACAAGTGCTTTTTAAGCCTATCGCGTTCTATTTCAGCCTTGGGACGAATTTTTAGATAATTAAATAACTTAACAATCTTGTAAACACCCTTGGCTTTAGCAGCAGTTTTGGCGGCCATATCCGCTTCGCGCTTAGTCAAAGCACCCATTAAATAAACTACCTGATCTTCAACCATCACCCGAACATGGGTTGGATGAAATACTTCCTGATTTTGAAATAGAAGCTCAACTTGTATGGTGATGGTTGAATCTTTGGCTCGGCTAAGCAGCCCGCTTGAAGGCCCGAGTTTAATTTCATTAAATATTTGTGAAATTTTTGGCACTTGATGTTGTGCTTGCTTGTTGACATAAACGCGTATTTCGGGTGTTAGCACTTCTCCAGCAATGAGTACTGTTTTGTTATAAACCATAAAATTAAGATGTGCATCACTTAATGTTGAATCTTCGATAGACCAGGTTAATAGCCTTAAGGCAATAGTTTTGTCATCTAATATTTCCCCAATACTACGCCTGTCGTTACTTATTGAAATTACTGAACTAACAGTTGAGACGCCTTGAATGGCTGGTGTACAGCTTGTTAGAAATAAAGAGCTTGCTATTAAAAGTATTGATAGAATGATTTTTTTCATAATGCTTAGCTTTCGAAAGCGTCTTTTTATTTTAATTTATTTTAAATCAGATTCAAGCCCGATAACATTAAACTTGCACAGATAATCTTGATATTTTTGGTGTGTATTGTAAATACAATTCAGCCGTTCGAATTATTATGAGTAGCCCTTTCTACTGCAGTGTCAAAACGAATATTAGTCCGATACCGAACTTCAATAAAAACTAATGTTTGGCTAGTTTTATCAAGCATAACAATAATCTATTTCACCCAATGGGGTTAAATAATTTTTTTCAATGAGTTTAAGACACTGTTTGAATAAATATGCCAATGCAATGTCTTCTGCCTGATTACCAATTTTTCTTTTAAAACTGAACATGAATGGAACGCTTTATACTGTTACCACACCCAATTAGAAACTTAAATGATATCATTTTTAGGGCGGTTGAAACGCTAAAAATAGTTGATATTACCCTAGCAGAAGGTATACGTCATTCCAAACATTTACTTAATCATTATGATATTGCAACGCCCATGCGTGCTTTCCATGAGCTATAAATGAAAGACATAAAATACCCGATGTGATTAATGAATTATTGACAGACAGACATATCGCCCGTTCCTGGTTCTGATACAATGATTAGCGCAATTGGCGCATCAGGGATTGCCAGTGATGAATTCAATTTTTTGGTTTTTTACTCAGTAAATAATCAGCACGCTTGAAGACAATTCGTTCAATTGCTCATATCAATGAAGTGGCTATTTTTTATGAATCCTCCAAACGCATCCTTTTCTTCCTATGCACAAGATTTACAAGTGGTACTAGACAATGAACGTATTGTTTGCTTTGCCAAAGAGCTGACTAAGTCGTTTGAGACGATTAAAACAGACACTTTGTCAAATTTGATTGATTATTTACAAGCAGATGACGCACACTAAAAAGGTGAATTTGTGATTCTTATTTCTGCAATGGATAAAGACAATAAAACATCAGGAGAAGAAATGTTGGATAAAATATTACCCATTTTGCTCACCGAAGATGTGGGGGCATGGCAAAAGCCGCTAAACTTGCAGCTAAAATGACTGGTTTTGATAAAAAATACTGCTATCAGCGTGCTATTGAT harbors:
- the infB gene encoding translation initiation factor IF-2, with the translated sequence MAHTVQTLSKLLKKTPDEVITILINAGVDGKNSDSTISAEERKILMSGLSKRPSSKSSISISRKVGAKSSTSSASGVKVQVKKKRLTKSATTTDEQPEIAAQAAQAALDAGRDADEKLLAQDAKRLKMVRLQKIQAEALKAQKETIKQAPVQETAKKVEKPKTADKSKEDKKPKRLRSAPSGNNTRRQLHVARHNPNRKLKKKDRTRLSQKVQEEQAQHAFQKPVEKVIHEIVIVENIKVTELAQKMATKAGEVLKVLMDMGVMVTLNDVIDQDTAMLVVEEMGHKGIASVEETIEDVLIEQSKSSGNESARPPVVTIMGHVDHGKTSLLDYIRQAKVVNSEAGGITQHIGAYQVHSNGNTITFIDTPGHAAFSKMRSRGANATDIVILVVAADDGVMPQTIESIKHAQTAGVPMIVAINKIDKEGMDIDKIKQVLSTHNVISEDWGGDVMMIPVSARTGEGMDALLDAISLTAEVLEFSAVIKAPAHGTVLEARLEKGRGKVTTILVQSGTLNKGDIMIAGFEYGKVKQIVDDKGKVLKLATPSMPVEVLGLSGVPNSGDEVLVVDSERKAREVADFRKAKDREAQLQKQQASKMENFLMKMEEGDVSTINVLLKADVRGSAQALIEALEELSTDEVRVKVVSSGVGGINNTDITLAVTSNALVLGFNVRADAVARKTADNEGVRVEYYSIIYNLIDDVKAIMSGLLSPELSENIIGIAFVKDVFRSQKMGDIAGCMVEEGVVRRDSPIRVLRDNVVIFEGELESLRRFKDDVKEVKSGTECGIGVLNYTSVQSGDQIEVFERVERVRTL
- the purD gene encoding phosphoribosylamine--glycine ligase encodes the protein MKILVIGGGGREHALAWQCAKFDTVSQVFVASGNAGTQLENKLTNVDIAVEDIAGLINLVKINQVNLTIVGPEAPLVIGVVDRFQAEGLAIFGPTQVASQLEGSKAFCKDFLERNSIPTAYYDVFTEVNSAIQYVKNKGVPIVIKADGLAAGKGVIIAHTQAEAEDAIIGMLQGNRFGEAGSCVVIEEFLSGEEASFIVMCDGKNVLPMATSQDHKARDNNDKGPNTGGMGAYSPAPIVTDEIFQAVLDKVIYPTVDAMAAEGNTYTGFLYAGLMIDQDNNFKVLEYNCRFGDPETQPIMMRLKSNLADLCLLATQQKLDQANIEWDRRSSMGVVLAANGYPDNYTSGEVIGLPKNSASAKVFHAGTKMDGDNVVSNGGRVLCATALGIDIKDAQKNAYALLEKINWENAYYRDDIGFKAIDS
- the truB gene encoding tRNA pseudouridine(55) synthase TruB, producing MSRRSPKGRDINGIVLLDKDVGLSSNTALQEVKRLFFAKKAGHTGALDPLASGILPICLGQATKIAQFLLEDNKRYFVRGKLGQMSDTGDCEGSIIKTQPFEHLSDSEIAKAAISFKGNILQIPPMYSALKRNGQPLYKLARQSIEVKRESRPVTIHKIIYLGYENGMLSLEVTCSKGTYIRTLIEDIGKRLDCSAHVVELRRTGFAHIDTSQTFKFSDLKVLASDDYQALDEKIFASEAMLPNLEDVYLSEIQSVDIKFGREVQTDKQGLLKVKLFDDKKQFLGIGQRQENGIIAPKRLFV
- the rbfA gene encoding 30S ribosome-binding factor RbfA is translated as MLERASYRVERINELIRRELTLLLRTATKDPRLSGVVITDVLASRDLSSARVFYTVTKEDRAVVEPLLGKASGFFRSCLSKTLELRYTPALRFIFDPAPNTGARIEQLLSKL
- a CDS encoding BON domain-containing protein codes for the protein MKKIILSILLIASSLFLTSCTPAIQGVSTVSSVISISNDRRSIGEILDDKTIALRLLTWSIEDSTLSDAHLNFMVYNKTVLIAGEVLTPEIRVYVNKQAQHQVPKISQIFNEIKLGPSSGLLSRAKDSTITIQVELLFQNQEVFHPTHVRVMVEDQVVYLMGALTKREADMAAKTAAKAKGVYKIVKLFNYLKIRPKAEIERDRLKKHL